The Syntrophotalea acetylenivorans genome contains the following window.
CATCGATCTCGGCCGCCTGCGCCACAACCTGGCCATCCTTGACCAGGTACAGCAACGCAGCGGCGCCAAGATCCTGCTGGCCATGAAAGCCTTTGCCCTGTGGCCGCTATTTCCGCTGATCGGCGAAACGCTCCACGGGGTCTGTGCCAGTTCCCCCTGGGAGGCCCGTCTCGGCCGCGAAGAATTTGGTCGTGAAGTACACAGTTTTGCCGCCGCTTTCAAAGAAGCGGACATTGTCGAACTGCTTGGTATCTCCAACCACCTGGTATTTAACTCCTTTAACCAGCTGGAGCGGTTTCGCCCCCTGTGGCAGAAAGAACAGGGGCGGGTTTCAGTGGGACTGCGCATCAATCCTGAGCATTCGGAAGGGCATACGCCCCTTTACGATCCCTGCGCACCCGGTTCCCGACTGGGTATTCGCCGGGCTGAGTTCAATAATCAATCCCTTGACGGAGTCGAAGGGCTGCATTTTCATACTCTGTGCGAGCACCTGTTTGATCCGCTTGCCCGCACGGCCAAGGTTGTTGAAGATCAGTTCGGCGAATTTCTGCCGCAAATGAAATGGCTCAACTTCGGCGGCGGTCATCATATCACCCGCGAGGGCTATGACATCGATGGCTTGGTAGAGTTAATCCGCTATTTTCAGGAAAAATACAAAGTACAAGTCTATCTCGAGCCTGGCGAGGCGATCGCCATCGGTACCGGCCTGCTGGTCAGCGAAGTGCTGGATGTGGTACATAATCAGCTCGATACTGCTATTTTGGATGTTTCAGCCACTTGTCATATGCCGGATGTACTGGAGATGCCCTACCGACCGGACATTCACAACGGATTCGATGCCGGCGAAAAGGCCTGCAGCTATCGCCTCGGCGGGCCATCGTGCCTGGCCGGCGACGTGATCGGCGACTGGTCTTTCGAACAGCCCCTGTCCCCTGGAGACCGATTGGCATTTCTGGACATGGCCCACTACACCATGGTCAAGACCACCACCTTTAACGGCATTCAGCACCCGGCAATCTGCACCTTTGAGCCGGAAAACGGGGAGCTGAAGGTGCTGCGCCGATTCGATTATGAGGATTTCAAACGACGGCTTGCTTAGAAGTTTACATCCGAAAAACTCTCTCACCGCAGAGTGCGCAGAGGACGCAGAGAAAAAAAGAAACAGAAAAACCTGAAATTTTGATTTCAGACCTTTCGATTTTCCTCTGTACTCTCTGCGCACTCTGCGGTAAATGCTTTTTGCCTTAAGCAGGAAACTGATAAACGTTCGAAACGTCTAACAACCATCCGAATTGGTGATGTCTATGAAACGCTGGTCGATTAAGAGCTCTGCAAAAATCTACAATCTGCCCAACTGGGGAGAAGACTTCTTCTCCATCAACAAGAAGGGCCATATCTGCGTTCATCCCTCACCGAGTTCCAAGTATTCTATCGACTTGCGGTCTCTGGTCGACGACCTTATCAAGCGCAACATTCAGCCGCCGATCCTGCTGCGATTCATGGACGTACTGCAGGGGCGCATCGCCGCAATCAACCGGGCCTTTAAAAGCGCGATTGCCGAGTACGACTATCCGGCCCAATACCAGACCTTTTTCCCCATCAAGGTCAACCAGCAGCGCCAGGTGGTCGAGGCCATTGCGCACTTCGGCAAAAAGCACAACATGGGCCTGGAAGTCGGCTCCAAGCCGGAGTTGGTAGCGGCTATTTTCTTCGCAACCGGGGAGAAACTGCCGATCATCTGCAACGGCTACAAGGACAACGATTTCATCGAGATGGTCCTGCATGCGACGCGCATCGGTTACGACATAACCATCGTGGTAGAAAAGCTCTTTGAGCTGGAAAAGATCCTGGCCCTTTCGAAGAAGGCCGGCATCATTCCCAAGCTCGGCATTCGGGTCAAGCTTTCCTCCCGCGGTACCGGCAAATGGGCCACCTCCGGCGGTGACGATGCCAAATTCGGCCTGAAGATCTCCGAACTGCTGGCAGCGGTGGAGATCCTGCGGGAGCATGATTTGCTCGATACTGTGAAGCTGCTGCATTTCCATATCGGCAGCCAGATCACCAAGATCGACAAGATCAAGAACGCTTTGATCGAAGGCAGCCGTATCTATGTCGAGATGCGCAAGATGGGAGTCGGTCTTGAGTTTCTCGATATCGGTGGCGGCATGGGAGTCGACTACGACGGTTCCAAATCGAGCGATTTTTCCAGCGCCAATTACACCATCGAGGAATACGCCAACGACGTCGTCTACCAGGTAAAGAATATCTGTGACGAAGCCGGTGTAGTCTGCCCGAACATCATTTCTGAATCGGGACGGGCCACAGTGGCCCACTATTCGGTACTGGTCACCAACATCCTTAACACCAACACCCAGAATGCCCTCCCCGATTTTGACGAAATCCTCGAAGGGGCCGAAAAGCTGTCACCAACGGTGGAAAAACTGGTCGGCATTTACAAGAGTCTCGACCGCCACTCCCTGCGGGTCGATTATCACGATACGGTGCAGTTGATTCAGGAGGCGGTGAGCCTGTTCAACCTCGGTTACCTGAATCTACACGACCGGGCCCTGGCCGAATGGCTGTGCAGTAAAATCTTCATCAAAATCAACGGCATCGTGGAACGTCTTAAAACCGTCCCCGATGAGCTGTTGGAATTTCAGCAGAGCCTGCGACAGACCTATTTCGCCAATTTTTCACTGTTTCAGTCACTGCCCGATTCCTGGGCCATCGACCAGCTGTTTCCCATCGTGCCGATTCAGCGCCTGAACGAGAAGCCGGAGATCATGGCCTCCATCGCCGACATCACCTGCGATTCGGACGGCGAGATCACCAGCTTTGTCGGTGAGCAAGGCCGCACCGAGCATCTGCCCATCCACAAGATCGAAGCGGACGAAGACTACTACATCGGCTTCTTTCTGATCGGTGCCTATCAGGAGATTCTCGGAGACATGCACAACCTGTTCGGCGACACCAACGCCGTCCATGTCAGCTTTAACCGTAAGACCAACTATAAGATCGACACAGTGATCAACGGCGATGCCACCTGGGAAAGCCTCAAATACGTGCAGTACAAAGGACCTGAGATCCTCAAACACGTCCGCGATACCCTTGAAAAGGGCGTTGCCTCGGGCAAGATCAGTTTTGAAGAGACCAGTCAGTTTCTGGCCCTGCTGGATAAGTCGCTGGTTTCCTACACTTATCTTGGCGAATAGTCTCCCTGCAAAAGATCTAACTTTTTAAATAAAAGAGGCGGGATCCTGCAGGAATCCGCCTCTTTTATTGTTTTACCCATTAGTGGACCAACCCTTAACGGTAGGTTTCCCGTAGATAGATCACGTTCGGACGCCCCCTGAAAATACCAAAGGTGGCCCGTCCCTTTGGATCGTCATCGTGGCTACCGTCGCCGTCCCAGTCGAAGCGCAGCCAGTCGAGGGAACTTAAATCAACGGTCACGTCGATAAAGCCATCATCGCCCGGAGCGCTGAACCTCAGGTTGGCGTCGCCGACCAGCAGGGGGCTTAGCAACGAGGCACTGCTGCTGCCGGTGCCGACTGCAATGGGGATATTGGCTGTCACCTGAGTGACACCGTTATTCAGGCTCA
Protein-coding sequences here:
- the speA gene encoding biosynthetic arginine decarboxylase, encoding MKRWSIKSSAKIYNLPNWGEDFFSINKKGHICVHPSPSSKYSIDLRSLVDDLIKRNIQPPILLRFMDVLQGRIAAINRAFKSAIAEYDYPAQYQTFFPIKVNQQRQVVEAIAHFGKKHNMGLEVGSKPELVAAIFFATGEKLPIICNGYKDNDFIEMVLHATRIGYDITIVVEKLFELEKILALSKKAGIIPKLGIRVKLSSRGTGKWATSGGDDAKFGLKISELLAAVEILREHDLLDTVKLLHFHIGSQITKIDKIKNALIEGSRIYVEMRKMGVGLEFLDIGGGMGVDYDGSKSSDFSSANYTIEEYANDVVYQVKNICDEAGVVCPNIISESGRATVAHYSVLVTNILNTNTQNALPDFDEILEGAEKLSPTVEKLVGIYKSLDRHSLRVDYHDTVQLIQEAVSLFNLGYLNLHDRALAEWLCSKIFIKINGIVERLKTVPDELLEFQQSLRQTYFANFSLFQSLPDSWAIDQLFPIVPIQRLNEKPEIMASIADITCDSDGEITSFVGEQGRTEHLPIHKIEADEDYYIGFFLIGAYQEILGDMHNLFGDTNAVHVSFNRKTNYKIDTVINGDATWESLKYVQYKGPEILKHVRDTLEKGVASGKISFEETSQFLALLDKSLVSYTYLGE
- the nspC gene encoding carboxynorspermidine decarboxylase, with translation MTGIDIPKILELAPSPAYVIDLGRLRHNLAILDQVQQRSGAKILLAMKAFALWPLFPLIGETLHGVCASSPWEARLGREEFGREVHSFAAAFKEADIVELLGISNHLVFNSFNQLERFRPLWQKEQGRVSVGLRINPEHSEGHTPLYDPCAPGSRLGIRRAEFNNQSLDGVEGLHFHTLCEHLFDPLARTAKVVEDQFGEFLPQMKWLNFGGGHHITREGYDIDGLVELIRYFQEKYKVQVYLEPGEAIAIGTGLLVSEVLDVVHNQLDTAILDVSATCHMPDVLEMPYRPDIHNGFDAGEKACSYRLGGPSCLAGDVIGDWSFEQPLSPGDRLAFLDMAHYTMVKTTTFNGIQHPAICTFEPENGELKVLRRFDYEDFKRRLA